GATTAGAAGTAAACACGCAATCCTGGACCTCCATCCTGATTGGCATATGCCGTACTTTTCCCGATACACAGCTGACAGGCTATATATACAATCTGGGCCAGACTAATACAACAATTGGTTTTATTCCCTTCCGCTTACCGCAAATAATAAGACCGGTGGATCTTTACGAGAAATATTTTGGCACATCGAAAAAAGCAGAAGTCGAGCAATTATTCGGTACCGCATTTGGTTTCACCAAAGCCTGCCAGATGGGCTCTATCGGGATCAATGCCATGGAGCCAAAAGGCCTCCGGGATTTTATAGAAAAAGGGAAAATTCCGGTATACAATGAACAGGACGAAGAGAAGAAACTCAATTTCCATACATATCAAATCTGGTTATTAGCTATGCTTAACAATGAACAACTTTGGGAAAGCGCGCAACAGTTTGCTGCGTCCCTGAATCAGTACGCCCTCAGCAGCGAGAAAGGGAAAAAGGACAAAACCAATCATGTAAAGGCTGTATTATCTTCCACAAGTCAGAAACAATTCCTGGATAACCTGACCATCGTTGTAGAAGACAATGGAGCGAATACTAATTATGAGGAAATGGCCAAGCTCATCCACATGATGCCCAAAGACAATGTTCCTTATTTCCTTACACTCATACGCTTCCATTTTGCCATCATCAGTAAATAATCATAAAAAAATAAAAAGATGAATCCTTACATTTATTTAAGAGCATTAAAACACGCAGAGCATACGGTATTCGGCGTACAGGAAGGACAAAAAACATATTACGATGCACAGTTCGGACAATATTGTGCTTACTCCAGCGGTCAGCAGGTAAAACGCTCCGTTCTGGAAGACCTTACTGCCAACCTGAATGTCCCAATGGCGCCGGTAACATTTAACTACAATGTTACTAAAGATAAGCAACTGGAAAATAAAGAACCCTGGTCGCCCTGTGATCCAAACTATATCGATCAGTTAATCGGAGGCTGGATGCGAGCTGGAGATGGCATTACCGTTAAAAGACGTAGTCCTTTATCAATATCCGCCATGCGGCCTTTGCATCCGTTGTTATCAGGAACGGTGAAAGAAAATCTCACCTTCGATAGAAGTAATCGGCCGGATAATAATCCCGTGAATGTACGGATGGCAGGTAGCGATAAGCTGCTAACCGAAGAAGAAATTGAAGCTTATCTTACCACCAATAACCGTACCCTACCCCGTCGCAACTGGATCCCGGATAATAGAAGAGCACAAGGCCTTTTTGTATATGATATAGCCATTGATTTAAGAACACTCTTTTCGGTATCGACTAACCAGCATGAACCGGAATTAAGCAAAGAAAAGATCCAGGAACTAAAAACCAAAGGTTGGATAGAAGGCGAGAATACATTTGGTAAATGCCTGATCATGCCCAAAGCCGAAAGGGAAAAAGTAATCCCGGCATTAGCCAATGCTCTGCTAAACTGGCGTATCACCTCTAATCAGGCACGTACATTCAGTTTAATGGAAACACTTGCCGTAGCCATCAGCGATAATGCCAGTACGCTTACCGGTGCCATACGTGCTAAGCTAATTGACGATGGTGACAGACCGAAAGCCAAACCAATCATCGATGAGACTGCCGGTGCAGATTTGTTCATAACACTACCTTGTTCTGGTTACATAGCCACCGTTAATGAAAGCGCTGATGCACTCGTTAAAGCCGGGGAAAAGTTGGCTTCAATGATGAATGCTTTCGATTACGAGAATCAAATATTGAAAGCCTGATATTTCTCCAACTATTCGAAACGCTGATATGTAAATTATGCAACTCACCGCCACCCACATCAACTACTATCATGTATGCCATCGAAAGTTATGGTTATTTTCCAATGGGATCAACATGGAACATACTTCTGATATAGTATATGATGGCAAACTGCTGCATGAGACAAGTTATCCGCAAAGAGCAGAGAAATATACGGAAATCGATATATCAGCCATGGTTGCTGATGACATTCAGCTTACCGGCAAGATTGACTTTTACGACGCAAAAGAAAGGACCATCCATGAAACCAAGCGTAGTGACAAGATAGAAGAAGCCCATGAATGGCAGGCGAAATACTATATATGGTTATTGGAACTAAACAGTGTAACCGGCGTACATGCCATTCTGGAATACCCCCGGCTCCGGCAAACTGATGAAGTCTGGCTATCTGAAACCGATAAAATTCATTTACAAGAAGTAATTAATAAAATTACTTCCTTACAAAAAAATGAAGTGTGCCCGCCAAAAATCAATAGTAAGATATGTAAAAGCTGCAGTTACTATGATCTGTGTTATGTGGAAGAATAAGCAAACGCTTAAACAGAAAATCATCATGCTAAAAAAAACGAATAAATATTATTGAAAAGTAATATTAACAATACGCATCAATCTATATTTAATACGGAACATTAGTAAATATGTTCAACCAGGATATAATAAGACATGAAAAGATCCTACTACCTTTTTAACCCCGGCCGCATGAGCCGTAAAGACAACACCCTCAAGTTCACACCACTGGATGAAGTAGGCAATGAAGGTACACCGAAGTACATCCCAGTAGAAAGTGTGGACAATCTGTACACCTTTGGCGCGCTGGACGCCAACAGCGCTTTATATAACTTTTTGGGCAAAGAACAAATCAGTGTACACTTCTTTGATTACTACGAACACTATACCGGTAGCTTTATGCCCAAGGATTATTTGCTGAGTGGGAAAGTACTAATTGCCCAAACAGAGATATATTCCAAACCAAAGAAGCGAATCCTTATAGCACAAAAATTTATCGAGGGAGCAGCTTTCAATATGGTCAAAAACCTTCGCTACTATAACAATC
The genomic region above belongs to Chitinophaga sp. 180180018-3 and contains:
- the cas4 gene encoding CRISPR-associated protein Cas4, giving the protein MQLTATHINYYHVCHRKLWLFSNGINMEHTSDIVYDGKLLHETSYPQRAEKYTEIDISAMVADDIQLTGKIDFYDAKERTIHETKRSDKIEEAHEWQAKYYIWLLELNSVTGVHAILEYPRLRQTDEVWLSETDKIHLQEVINKITSLQKNEVCPPKINSKICKSCSYYDLCYVEE